One region of Azospirillum lipoferum 4B genomic DNA includes:
- a CDS encoding (2Fe-2S)-binding protein: MALLQRVAEQGRRVVRFTLDGRPVEALEGDTVMTAMLTNGERLRRTEFADAPRAGFCMMGACQDCWVRTEEGERLRACGTFIADGMRLLSNGEWTS, from the coding sequence ATGGCTTTGCTGCAGCGTGTGGCCGAACAGGGCCGGCGCGTGGTCCGCTTCACCCTCGACGGGCGCCCGGTGGAGGCGCTGGAGGGCGACACCGTCATGACCGCCATGCTCACCAACGGGGAGCGGCTGCGCCGCACGGAGTTCGCCGATGCCCCGCGTGCCGGCTTCTGCATGATGGGCGCCTGTCAGGATTGCTGGGTGCGGACGGAGGAGGGCGAGCGGCTGCGCGCCTGCGGCACCTTCATCGCCGACGGCATGCGGCTGCTCAGCAACGGGGAGTGGACGTCGTGA